A region of the Oncorhynchus gorbuscha isolate QuinsamMale2020 ecotype Even-year linkage group LG02, OgorEven_v1.0, whole genome shotgun sequence genome:
TCTGGCAATATTGAGAGCATTATTTATCAATTTATTCAGCTTTTTATTCAGCTTTCAGATGTAGAAGCCTTCTTGGAACATAGAAAGTGATGGTTTGAATTAATTAATTCAGAGCAGCTTTGAATGTGCTTTAGTAGTGTGTGTTATGGATACAGTTGGAAAGGGCCGTAAGCAAAGCGGATGCACATAATTGTATTTCATGCTTGGTGGATCCTTTTATCCAGGCCCTTTTAATTCAGGATTAGTAAACCATTCAGCCTGTTGTTGAGGCTCATTAAAGAGAGATATTCTGCCTCCTTTTCCAATCATTCAGTCATCATGAAGCTGTTGACTTGATTCAAACCTATAACGTTGAGATTCTACCTCAGTGAGTACTGTGACGGTGGATAATTCCAATCAGCCATGATTTGATAGTAACTTGTTTTTACTTCTATGTTCCAAAGAGACAGGTTGGCCTATTTAGTAGATGCATGCGTTACTACACGGTCATTCATACGCCGTTGAAGGTGAATAAACTGACGAGTTGTGTTTGATTGACAGGTCTGCCCCAGCTGCCGCCGGCGCCCCCGCAGATGGAGCGGCGCCCCCTCCAAACCTCACCAGCAACCGCCGCCTGCAACAGACACAGGCTCAGGTGGATGAGGTGAGGAACATGCAGACACACTCACCTTGTATTACACACATACTGACCCACAGAAATATCGGAACCTTCTTCACACGTTGTAAATAGTCACAAGCCGACATGGACTGGATGAATGCATGTCCAACACACTTAGGTCAACAGTCAATACATTGTGTAAATATACTGTGGAGATAACACAACTCAGTCTGAGTTGATTGAGGGATTTACCCTGTCCCTGTTTTCGGCCCGTGTGTCTGCCCTCCCCAGGTGGTGGATATCATGCGTGTAAACGTGGATAAGGTTCTGGAGCGTGATCAGAAACTGTCAGAGCTAGATGATCGGGCCGATGCCCTGCAGGCTGGAGCCTCACAGTTCGAGACCAGTGCTGCAAAACTCAAGAACAAGTACTGGTGGAAGAACGCCAAGGTAAGGGCTACATTGAGATACATAAAGATGTACTTTGGTCCACATTTATTCATGATAATAGTAATTTCCTTTGAGGCTTTCAAGATGAATGTTAAAACATAATGAAATGGATTGTAGCTCATGATTTACCACATGTCCCATCCCCCCTGTTTTACTACCTCTCCATGTCCaacttaattttgctggaccccaggaagagtagctgctgccttggcagcagccaATGGGGCTCCATAATACATTAAAACATACAAAACTCTGCTTCCTCTAGATGATGATTATCCTGGGGCTGATATGTGCGATTGTCCTCATCGTCATCATCGGTAAGGGTCACACCCACACTCTCCCTACCATGGCAGTTTGAATTAAGATATACTCTGTGCTTCAGTATTAGTCTTTTTTTCTCACCATCCCTTtccctttttctctttctctctttccctctctctgtttttctctctctctagtctacttCAGCACTTAAGATGAGTGGCTCCGACCCCAGTCTGCACACGAGACTGCCCGCTTCCTTGCAAGAGAAAACCCttcaaatcaacaacaacaaaaatttcCACTGATGATGAATTCATTAAATTGCTCCCCAAATAGTCTCAATATGACCCTGCCCAGAACCCCCTGAACCCTCTCAGCCCCCGCTTCCACCTCCTCACCTCTGGATCCCTGTCAATTTTCGTCCTGTGAGTCTGTGGCCCTGCCTTCTTTGTAAATACTTCCTGCTTTTCTAATCCGTCATTCATACTCAGAACCCAATACTTGTTGTGATTGTTACTGATGACAACGACAGAAAAGAAAATGATGACCCTGGCGATAATTGTTATATACCagatatgaaatatatatatagttctttGTAGGAATTTTATTCTGATATAATGTTTTTGTaggttgtgtgtgggtgtgcgttttgtattttttaatttttgTATTAATTTTACTTATGCTTCAGATTTGAACTACTGCCTATTAATCAGAGTGTGTATATCTTGCacgttctctctcactgtctctgcctgtctctggctttctctgtcttgctctgtctcccACAGAGTATAGGTGCATCTTTGCACAGTGGAGTTTGTCTCCTTTAACCGAGGTACTTAATCAATATTCCCATCCTGTTCTCCATcttttgcttctctctctcttttctctttctctctcctacaccctTTAGCCATACTGTCTCTTTGGaatcctttcttcctcctctttctttctgtctctctttgccTGTTTCTCTTTTCCCGATCATGTACCTTCTCTTTATTAACTGCCAATGGAATTGGACCAATGTCTGTAGATGTTTTTCATTTGACTTATTTAGTGTCTTATTTCGAGAACATTCCTCCATTGCTGTCTAGTACAAATGCTGTCAGTGTAGCACATGTATATGTAAGtgtctttaaaaatatatatatttagaagTGATCATAAATATTATATCAAAGCTAACAAGCCAGAGTTGAAAAATAACAATATTGATATAAAAAAATGAGGGCTTGCTAGTTTTTGTTTGGTGGATCAGGATTTGAACCTGTTTCATTTTTTCATTTCAGCAACATAACATTGCATAACGTTGCTGTGACAATACACCAAATCCTACAGAGATGTCATTACTAACAAATAGCTAAAAATGATACTTACACTAAGGGGTCAAAAATGCGGACACAGTAAAGCCTTAGTCTCTGATCAAAACGTATCACATTGATGATTTTTTACGGTCAAAATATTCCCATACACTCTTTATTTTGTGTAGGGGGAGAGGCTGACTGAAAAGGGGGAGGCGGTGTGAAATGCACAAAGAGCCTTGTTTTTGATGGCGCTGTCTGTCTGGTCAACCGCATGACCGCTGTCTGGCTGGTCAACAGCATGACCGGCCGAGAGAGAACCTCATGCAGCAAAACCTCACCTATTGATGAGCACATACACAGACAACTCAGCCTTATTTGAAAGTGAAGGTAGAAGTATGAAGATGGATGAAGCAACTGGCATGGACATACAGTAGTAGAAAATGATGATCTAGAGAAAGGGACTAACTTGGCCCATGGGGGCCAGCTTCGTTGACGGATTAAGAGTTGCTGTAAACCTTAAGTGAACTTTCCAAGAATCGTCATGAAAAGCAGTCATAGTATACACACAAGCTAGAGGGAGCGTTTGCTAGTGCActggttctctctctatctttcttacATTTTCTCCCTAGTTACTGTCTTTTTCTTTTTTAAACATAGTAATAGCGTATATTttatatagtatatttgtgtgtttgtttgaagcAGATAGGTAAAGAGGAGACTGAACTCAATCAGGACTTTACTAACTGCTATGAGCAGTGagctcctctctgcctctgtgtgttgtgtgtgtacgtgcatttTTGTGGTTCAGCTCTGTAAGTTAAACACTGCCAAGCAACTAGGGAGAAGCTTTTGTTTTCTGCCATTTTCTCTTTGGTGCCCTTACTGATTTGTTCTTAGTGGATTGCTCTTGCATGGTCACCTCTTGTCCCATGCCCCTGTATAGGCCTAACTGTTTCTAGTGCTATCTGTTTCTAGcataggaggttggtggcaccttaattggggaggacgggctcatggtaatgcctggagcggaatgagtggaaacacatggtttgatgccatacCATTTgcaccgttccagccattattatgagccatcctcccctcagcagcttccACAGGTTTCTAGTGCTATATATCTGCCAGCTCTGTTAGTCTACTTTATGAGTAGTAGCAGAAAGACCACTGGACCTGTGGAGAATACAGTTGTTCCCATAGGTTAGGCCACCTTAACCCGACCTCTTGGCCTCTGTCCCACCATTCCCACCTATTTCTCCTCATTGATTCAGGATCCTACACTGgggatgtgtgtgttgttgaagCTCTGCCCGTCCTGGGAATATCCCTAGTTTATCCTGACAGATTTGGCCGCTTAGACATCAGCGGTGAGGGCAAGCTGTTTCCATGACAACTAAATTAGATGAGCAGAGTGGGGAGGTAACAGATCAGCCCACTGACTATCTTTCAGACTGGTAAGATTTTCCATATTTGTGCTCAAGGAATATTCCTATACTACATGTATACTGGCAGAGCCCCCCCAACCACCTATAATATgttacacataacacacacatatacttccttgctctctctctttctctctttctcattctattGTTATCTCCTGCTCTTTAACTATCTCTATCAGACACATGTAAAAGGAAATGGCCTTAGCACATTATCTCCCAGCAAAGCCTATCTCCCAGCCCCACCCTTCCTCTTTATTCTACCTAACTAGAGCAAAACTAATTCAGAGGAAAATTACCAAAGACTATATGTTCTTGCTGCCAACTGCCATCAAAAACAAGTAGAGGGACACAACATATTTTACCCGAGTCACTTTAACAGCAATCCTTACTCCCCTGTTTTTGAAAGCGTACCCTTAACCTAAAATACCTAAAGTCACATGACCGTTTAACCCTTTCAGATCTTATTCAATAGCTCATGTTGGCAAATAGATGATGACATAATGTGCTATTTGAAGATATGCAAGAGAAACAAAACCTACAAAAAGACTTGCTTCAGCCCCCTTCCATAAGACTACTTTAATCTGTACCAAGTCTTTAGACACAAGCTCCTATAACAATAATAGCACAACTCCTCTCCTTGTGTGTGTCGCTGTCGTGCTGACAACAATTTACAGATGAAATAAAATATTAACTTTATCTATAGctgttaaacaaaacaaacaaaacatgcataAAAAAGTCTGTATTGTCTGGTGTTGTAGTGTGGGGGTGTATTTGGGGGATGGGGGTCCTATTTCTTCAGGTCGGAGATTAGAACAGTTCATCAAAATCTACTGGGTGAGGTCAAGAAAATTCACGAAAGCTGTATAAAAATTGGAAAATAGCAAGGTGACAAAAAGGTGACAAAAAAGGTGACAAAAAAAAGAATGCCACCTTCGAGTTATCTCATGACACCACTGGTCGGGGTAGGACTCCTGTGCTGTTCACAAATCCAAGGGTTGTCCTTAAAGTGCTCAGCAAATTTAGATGTAAAAAAATAGACAAATTGATGTTATGTGAGTGCTCATTTTCTGTTGCTTTTTTTTGTTCCGCAAGGATGGGTGTGCGCAACTTTTAATGTCCTGACTCTTTTTTTATGTTGTATTCTGGGTGTATTTTGGGAGGGCTAGGATAGGATGTGGTGGAGAATATTGTGTTATTGCTAACACTAAGAGGTGTTCAGTGACTTCAACATAGGAGGGAACCTTTTGAGGCACTGATCCTTCACAGGTCGGCTATAAAATCACAATGCTCTCACCAATACACATTacatttcttttttatttttggATAAAATGTTTCCTTTGTATTTTGCATAAAGTTAGTAATAACTTTGGTATGATGTCATTGGCTTAGGTTGTGTGTACATCGGAAGAGAAGGAAAGATTAAATAAAGACATGTTCTCTATGTTAATCGTATCAACCAAGTCAAGAAGAAGGGATGTTACTGGGAAAACAAATGTCCAGAAGGCTTAGAATGGTGTACAATTCAAGACAGATTCCTCTGTTGTTACTATGTTTATATTTTGTTTGAACTTCATTTTGTGGAGGGAATATTATTTTGTTCTTTTGGGACTGGTGTTGGGGAGGTTTACAGTCCACATTACCTCTGTTTGTCTGGTCTTTCAGGAGGGAATAGACTGGGGGAGCATGGGTAATGTGTTCGGTTCAGtctgttttatttgatttatttattatgtttttgttttgaaTGGGATTGGATATTAAAAACAAGGTGGATTACAATGTACCACAGGATACCAATTGAAAACCAGAAGTACATAAAAAAACAATTGTAGTGTAAATCGATCAATGTCTTGTTATATTGATGAACAtcatggaaatatatatatatatatattggaaaAACGATTATTCTGATGACCTGTGTTTATtgttcccagtgtgtgtgtgtgtgtgtgtgtgtgtgtgtgcgtgtttaaaAACAATGATGACATTAAAGAAAATTATGCTAAAATGGGTCCAAATATAATTGAACTGTGATGCAAACCAAAATATTTTGTTTGACTACATATGTCATCAAGACAGGATGGTATATCTCACTGGAATTTAAGCTGGAAATAGATGAAGCGCACACCAACAACGTGAAATATCTACAGTGTAAGTTGTCCTCCCCAACTCTTATTTTGCAGATAGCCAGGTATCTCATAGCCTACGTGGAATGTATGAATCACACACAATCGCTCACCTATTTAGGGCCCAATCGTCCTGGAGAGAAGATGTGGAACATCTACAATTATATTTAGGCTAGATAGATAGGGTTACTGTGGAAGATTGCCCATCCACGTTAGTCAAGATGACATTTATTGAGTGTTCAGATCACCAACAATGTGAATCCAGTCCAAAAGGAATCATTGCATGAACCAAAGGACCAAGGCAGAAGAAAGCAGTGTGGTCAGTACACTCAGACAAAGTTGGATGTAATTGGACTGGGCAGCACATTCATAGAATTATTATAACACAGATGTATACACTTTTGTCATAGGAAATATAGGTTCTATTCAACATTTCATTGGTTTGCCATGAGTGTTGAGGTATATATCCCCTCACAATGTCTAGAGAGTTTTACTTCATGAATTTCTGAATGCATGTCACCCCATGTGTTACTCCATATGGTCAGCCCCAGTAGTCCAGCTACACAACACATGTTGATGATGTTTACTGCCCAGGAGAGGTTAGATGAGAGGACAATTTAATGTCCCAAAGGGAATCTAAACAATATAAAGAATGAAGGTATCATAAGGATCTAGGAACAATTACAATCAAAAAACAAAATCTAGGGAATGGAACTGATTGACAATGTAAGCCTATTTGATTGAATTACAGTTTTAGGGTAGAATTATGGCTGTAGGGTAGAATTTTGGAGAGGAAGGGGTTGATGTGTGTGGCTAGTCATACTGCTGCAGTAGCATTTGTGCACTTATTTAGTGTAATTTAGGGTTGTAGTACGTAGGCCTATCTGGATATGTCTGGAATTGAGTCAGACATATCCATATTCAGACATATCCAGTtaaaaataaaggttacatttaaaaatatatatattttatccatGCCTCAAAATTATACAAAGAAAAGTCGTAAACATGCCTGTTTCGTGGTTAGGGAAAACACGCAAGGAAACAATAAAGAAATTACATTAATTCAGAACATTGGCAGTGGCACGTTGCCAATAAATGTTGTTTCTGACGTTCTGAACGGAGAGCACCGCTGGGGCAACGTGATAGAGAAGCATAGAAGAGCCCCGTGCAGTCAGGACACCGCCCTACTCAACCAATGAATGCATTCGCTGGGCGTGGTATATTTGGCTCGAGCAGAGTCGGAGTCAGTTGAGGACCAATCAATGCCACACATGGGAGCAGACAAGGGGCGTCATCACGTGTGCTTTTGCGTGTTCCCTCCCAGTACTGCGAATACAATGTGCggttttgttcagtgtgtgtgttacttgtCTTGCAGTCTGTTAACATTGGACCAGGTCGCTGAAGATGTCATTTCGGGTTTCtgcaattaaaataaataaataataataattgtaaacCTACTGAATACACTGTG
Encoded here:
- the LOC124007913 gene encoding vesicle-associated membrane protein 2; this translates as MSAPAAAGAPADGAAPPPNLTSNRRLQQTQAQVDEVVDIMRVNVDKVLERDQKLSELDDRADALQAGASQFETSAAKLKNKYWWKNAKMMIILGLICAIVLIVIIVYFST